In a single window of the Streptomyces sp. HUAS ZL42 genome:
- a CDS encoding transposase family protein — MVLIDGTLIRTRRRTGADNRRNYSGKHKAHGLLFLALTDDKGRLLWLSAARPGRFSEITTARYNKLVERLRAHELGAIGDLGFTGLDDDVDNAVVITGYQAARTKPFTSAKKQVNKLIASVRAVCEHAFAHLKNWRIITKLRVSARYATTLLRALLVLTDTEVAR, encoded by the coding sequence GTGGTCCTGATCGACGGCACCCTGATCCGCACCCGGCGCCGCACCGGAGCGGACAACCGCCGCAACTACTCGGGCAAGCACAAGGCCCACGGCCTGCTCTTCCTCGCGCTCACCGACGACAAGGGCCGGCTGCTGTGGCTGTCCGCGGCCCGCCCGGGACGCTTTTCGGAGATCACCACGGCCCGCTACAACAAGCTCGTCGAGCGCCTGCGGGCCCACGAGCTGGGCGCCATCGGCGACCTCGGCTTCACCGGCCTGGACGACGATGTGGACAACGCCGTGGTCATCACCGGCTACCAGGCCGCCCGCACCAAACCGTTCACGTCGGCGAAGAAGCAGGTCAACAAGCTGATCGCGTCTGTTCGCGCGGTCTGCGAGCACGCGTTCGCGCACCTAAAGAACTGGCGCATCATCACCAAGCTTCGGGTGTCGGCTCGTTACGCGACCACGCTGCTGCGGGCGCTGCTCGTCCTGACCGACACCGAAGTCGCCCGCTGA
- a CDS encoding HEAT repeat domain-containing protein, producing MRDTANQEGSGSTPQQDYAKFLQRQAREAGLDAREISERFARAAKEQEGQGATAGKGRGAEHPINDMAHSKSHIDRVLRGKALPSPPWPFTLVFLGITSRAARLTREDHVERCKYARTLVDAMMEDNSVPQLARRTSQRDAAGPGDRSHDETIAALRLEVELESARHTETRLRYALRDAQFLMATLWRIISALRDLIAGHHALEARVSHTSGDPTELARLRDETQQALAHKRTAQEEADRVAARLRTLDALWDQARTEVHRLSMHPDAADLSLPADDTQVSLQLVLPQDLLAQPALDDIAAALIKAKDVNAHEERATRELKHAVTPTGSIDPADEFDVLVAATRLRDDAHRRLALQSLLRDWAFLDGTRTALLHLIRDSNPAIRLEALSGLVEGWGGDTDARDAVVRIFYGEGDAGVRAAAARGLAERWPNDRHVRETLLRILARDSDQRVRDAATSGLARAWPGDAEVRDVLVRLINEDEDVDVRLSAARGLAGGWSADADVRALLLRLTRDGSKRVRMSAVCELATEWSGDVDVADALVRLTFDEDDDVRESAENGLYEMWPWAAGVREAFFRLARNDDHRTRLAVAERLPNVGLHDPDVRDVMIRLTHDEDEAVRLTAGQKCVNCWTGHPQVREVVVRLTNDADQHVRAAAQEWLKVVPRAS from the coding sequence ATGCGGGACACGGCCAACCAGGAAGGTTCTGGCAGCACTCCGCAGCAGGACTACGCGAAATTTCTGCAACGCCAGGCCCGTGAGGCCGGTCTGGACGCCCGCGAGATTTCTGAACGCTTCGCCCGCGCAGCAAAAGAGCAGGAAGGGCAAGGGGCGACGGCTGGCAAGGGCAGGGGGGCGGAGCACCCGATCAACGACATGGCCCACTCCAAGTCGCATATTGATCGCGTACTGAGGGGAAAAGCTCTGCCCAGCCCGCCCTGGCCGTTCACTCTGGTATTCCTCGGCATCACCAGCCGAGCCGCCCGCCTCACGAGGGAGGATCACGTCGAGCGCTGCAAGTACGCCCGCACATTGGTCGACGCCATGATGGAGGACAACTCAGTACCGCAACTCGCACGCCGTACGTCACAACGGGACGCCGCAGGCCCAGGAGACAGGTCACACGACGAGACGATCGCCGCCCTGCGTCTCGAAGTTGAGCTTGAAAGTGCACGCCACACCGAAACCCGCCTGCGCTACGCACTGAGAGATGCCCAGTTCCTCATGGCGACCTTGTGGCGCATCATCAGCGCCTTACGGGACCTCATCGCCGGCCATCACGCCCTTGAGGCCCGCGTCTCCCACACCAGCGGCGATCCGACCGAACTCGCCCGATTGCGTGATGAAACCCAGCAAGCCCTCGCCCACAAGCGCACTGCCCAGGAAGAAGCCGACCGTGTTGCGGCTCGACTCCGTACACTCGACGCGTTGTGGGACCAGGCTCGTACGGAGGTGCACCGCCTTTCTATGCACCCAGACGCCGCGGACCTCTCACTCCCCGCTGATGACACGCAGGTGTCGCTGCAGCTGGTCCTGCCGCAGGATCTTCTCGCCCAACCTGCCCTTGACGACATCGCCGCGGCCCTGATCAAGGCCAAAGATGTCAACGCTCATGAAGAGCGCGCAACCCGGGAACTGAAGCACGCCGTCACGCCCACCGGTTCCATCGACCCCGCAGACGAGTTCGATGTGCTGGTGGCTGCTACAAGGCTCAGAGACGATGCGCATCGTCGCCTTGCCCTCCAAAGTCTTCTTCGCGACTGGGCCTTCCTCGACGGCACCCGAACTGCCCTTCTTCACCTCATCCGTGACTCCAACCCTGCCATCCGACTGGAAGCCTTGAGCGGACTAGTGGAAGGCTGGGGAGGCGACACTGACGCTCGCGACGCTGTAGTTCGAATTTTCTACGGCGAAGGCGACGCGGGCGTGCGTGCGGCCGCCGCGCGGGGGTTGGCGGAACGGTGGCCGAATGACCGGCACGTCCGCGAGACTCTCCTCCGCATCCTCGCCCGCGACAGCGATCAGCGTGTCAGGGACGCCGCCACGTCTGGCCTTGCTCGCGCGTGGCCGGGCGATGCTGAGGTCCGCGATGTCTTGGTCCGCCTCATCAATGAGGATGAAGACGTAGACGTCCGCTTGAGCGCCGCACGTGGATTGGCAGGCGGATGGTCGGCAGACGCTGACGTCCGCGCCCTCCTGCTTCGCCTAACCCGAGACGGCTCCAAGCGAGTCAGGATGTCTGCTGTATGCGAGTTGGCGACGGAGTGGTCTGGTGATGTCGATGTCGCCGATGCTCTAGTCCGTCTCACCTTCGACGAGGATGATGACGTCCGGGAATCTGCTGAGAACGGACTGTACGAGATGTGGCCCTGGGCGGCTGGCGTCCGCGAGGCCTTCTTTCGTCTTGCTCGCAACGATGATCACCGGACTCGTCTGGCTGTCGCAGAGAGGCTACCTAACGTAGGACTTCATGACCCTGATGTCCGCGATGTCATGATTCGTTTGACGCACGACGAAGACGAGGCTGTGAGGCTCACGGCCGGACAGAAGTGCGTGAATTGCTGGACGGGTCACCCCCAAGTTCGTGAGGTTGTCGTTCGCCTCACCAACGACGCTGATCAGCACGTCAGAGCGGCTGCGCAAGAGTGGCTGAAGGTTGTTCCTCGGGCGTCATAG
- a CDS encoding transposase: MYVWSRTPTAVIVDSQALRAADTIGTDGQGRDGGKDVAGRTGHVAVGCPGRPLVVLVTAASVRERDAGIPLLTRLRPPHRRITLVRDDGGYAGQLLDRARKRTDHATGFAVQPQPPTAEATSTRSDPTPWDQRPPTARSSATSTQKHPIRRWAGPLQPRRPGDNAPRPQHTPLGEECARPSHPTGAYPAQIPAFPQEPVHTKSWILQSKAL, encoded by the coding sequence GTGTACGTCTGGAGCCGCACGCCGACGGCGGTGATCGTCGACTCGCAGGCCCTACGGGCGGCCGACACCATCGGCACCGACGGACAAGGTCGGGACGGCGGGAAGGATGTGGCGGGCCGCACAGGGCACGTGGCCGTGGGCTGCCCGGGCCGGCCACTGGTGGTGCTGGTCACCGCCGCGAGCGTGCGGGAGCGCGACGCCGGGATACCGCTGCTCACCCGGCTCCGCCCACCGCACCGCAGGATCACCCTGGTGCGGGACGACGGCGGATACGCCGGCCAGCTCCTCGACCGGGCCCGCAAACGCACCGATCATGCCACGGGGTTCGCCGTTCAGCCCCAGCCGCCCACTGCTGAAGCCACCTCAACCCGCAGTGACCCGACCCCGTGGGACCAAAGACCTCCGACGGCGCGGTCTTCGGCCACGTCGACCCAGAAACACCCAATTCGCCGGTGGGCCGGGCCACTGCAACCGCGCCGCCCCGGCGACAACGCACCGCGACCACAGCACACACCACTTGGAGAAGAATGCGCACGGCCAAGCCACCCAACCGGTGCGTATCCAGCCCAGATTCCGGCGTTTCCGCAGGAACCAGTGCATACGAAGTCGTGGATCCTACAGTCCAAGGCGCTATGA
- a CDS encoding SpoIIE family protein phosphatase encodes MTRPDDPRTAAARVFAEGGAFGELLAGIDWAATPLGPPVSWPGPLVDTLRLMLTSEHEMALYWGAEFATLYNLGSTPIVGAKHPWALGRPYKEVFPEVWAHPVSSHFHYVTRTRKPLLVPDEMLIMERHGFLEQCYFDSAFQPVLLDDGTAGGVLQILTETTGRVLGERRLRLLSETGTRTAGLPTPGEVARVVAEVAGSYPEEIPFLGLYLASEPGMQRPAASAGLWSAPETVSLSAADGSQVAAQLAQVVADGAPATLPAAAFTGGSTAGQHAAATRLPVEQALALPLHCAGEVEGVLVVGVNPCFPPAGAYHDFLEVLASAVAGALSAALAHEEQRRRAEALSELDRAKTTFFANVSHEFRTPLTLLLGPLQQALADEDRPERREQLELAERGALRLLKQVNTLLDVARAEAGQTRPALEPLDLAGATAELAGVFRSAFEAAGLTLEVDCPPLPKPVPLDREMWEKIILNLLSNALKFTFTGGARVQVAAAGDRARLTVTDTGTGIPADELPRLFERFHRIRGARSRSHEGSGLGLVLVKDLVEAHGGTVGVDSRLGQGTTVTVDLPFAAAHRPRPAPTAAGAGSPSQIPREGGGGRPGRAAAYVDEALGWLAADPVPAAATSAARTPPAPAPHAPGPHETDRPHRARLLVVDDNADMRAYLTQLLQPDYDVLLAVDGRAALETALAQPVELVLSDVMMPRMDGFELVRALRADPRTARLPIVLLTARAGEEESVQGRHAGADDYLAKPFSARQLLARVRTGLELSRLREQVLTETRNQLAVLASLADAGLRLSATLDPDQILQTAGQILLPDFADQISIHLTPAAPAPAQSPPAYIAGTPLLAHEALATAATHAINGTAPAPAGPHPAPAAVLVLPLHAHDQTLGALVLVRHTGGYSAVEHKYLENLAHRLALAYDNATRYHNERRLALTLQRALLPHRLPQMPGVRLATHYRASNRGAEVGGDWYDALALPDGAVGLAIGDVMGHDVEAATVMGQLRSALHSLALEGAGPAQVLTRLDAYLQSLATERFATCLYAVYDPHRHRLRYAASGHLPPLLIAADTAYLELPPALPLGLGSTPIDREVAFPPGTSLLLYTDGLMENRALSLDDRLAALRQTCGALPATARTDPQQITERALELLNTPDRVDDDAALLAATAEPSCRTGDPQTDGSAIQPTATAS; translated from the coding sequence ATGACCCGGCCCGATGACCCGCGCACCGCGGCGGCCCGGGTGTTCGCCGAGGGCGGCGCGTTCGGTGAGCTTCTGGCCGGGATCGACTGGGCGGCGACGCCGCTCGGGCCCCCCGTCTCCTGGCCGGGGCCCCTGGTGGACACTCTGCGCCTCATGCTCACCTCTGAGCATGAGATGGCTCTGTACTGGGGGGCTGAATTCGCCACGCTGTACAACCTGGGCTCCACACCCATTGTCGGCGCCAAACACCCCTGGGCGCTCGGCAGGCCCTATAAGGAAGTGTTCCCCGAGGTCTGGGCCCACCCCGTGAGCTCCCACTTCCACTATGTGACCCGCACCCGCAAGCCCCTGCTGGTCCCGGATGAGATGCTCATCATGGAGCGCCACGGCTTTTTGGAGCAGTGCTACTTCGACTCCGCCTTCCAGCCCGTGCTGCTGGACGACGGCACCGCTGGCGGCGTGCTGCAGATCCTCACCGAGACCACCGGTCGGGTACTGGGCGAGCGCCGACTGCGCCTACTGAGCGAGACCGGCACGCGCACGGCCGGGCTGCCCACCCCGGGCGAGGTCGCTCGCGTGGTCGCCGAGGTGGCGGGCTCCTACCCCGAGGAGATCCCGTTCCTGGGCCTGTACCTTGCCTCCGAGCCGGGAATGCAGCGCCCGGCGGCCTCCGCCGGGCTGTGGTCGGCGCCCGAGACCGTCTCGCTGAGTGCGGCCGACGGGTCGCAGGTGGCGGCCCAGCTGGCGCAGGTGGTCGCCGACGGTGCCCCGGCCACGCTGCCGGCCGCCGCGTTCACCGGCGGCAGCACGGCCGGGCAGCACGCCGCGGCCACCCGGCTCCCGGTCGAGCAGGCGCTGGCCCTGCCACTGCACTGCGCGGGCGAGGTGGAGGGCGTCCTGGTGGTGGGCGTCAACCCCTGTTTCCCACCGGCCGGGGCCTACCACGACTTCCTGGAGGTGCTCGCCTCCGCCGTGGCCGGGGCGCTGTCGGCCGCGCTCGCACACGAAGAGCAGCGCCGGCGGGCGGAGGCGCTGTCCGAGCTGGACCGGGCCAAGACCACCTTCTTCGCCAACGTCAGCCACGAGTTCCGCACCCCGCTCACCCTGCTCCTGGGCCCGCTCCAGCAGGCCCTGGCCGACGAGGACCGGCCCGAGCGGCGCGAGCAGCTGGAGTTGGCCGAGCGCGGCGCCCTGCGCCTGCTGAAGCAGGTCAACACCCTCCTGGACGTCGCCAGGGCCGAGGCCGGGCAGACGCGCCCGGCCCTCGAGCCGCTCGACCTCGCCGGTGCCACGGCCGAGCTGGCCGGGGTGTTCCGCTCCGCCTTCGAGGCGGCCGGGCTGACGCTGGAGGTGGACTGCCCGCCGCTGCCCAAGCCGGTGCCCCTGGACCGGGAGATGTGGGAGAAGATCATCCTCAACCTGCTCAGCAACGCCCTGAAGTTCACCTTCACCGGCGGCGCCCGGGTGCAGGTGGCCGCGGCCGGCGACCGGGCCCGGCTGACCGTGACCGACACCGGCACCGGCATCCCCGCGGACGAGCTGCCGCGCCTGTTCGAGCGCTTCCACCGGATCCGCGGCGCCCGCTCCCGCTCCCACGAGGGCAGCGGCCTCGGCCTGGTGCTGGTGAAGGACCTGGTGGAAGCGCACGGCGGCACGGTCGGCGTGGACAGCCGGCTCGGCCAGGGCACCACCGTCACCGTGGACCTCCCCTTCGCCGCCGCCCACCGGCCCCGCCCGGCCCCGACCGCGGCCGGCGCCGGATCCCCCAGCCAGATCCCCAGGGAAGGCGGAGGCGGCCGGCCCGGCCGCGCCGCGGCCTATGTGGACGAGGCGCTGGGCTGGCTGGCGGCCGACCCCGTCCCCGCCGCGGCCACCTCCGCGGCACGCACCCCGCCCGCCCCCGCGCCCCACGCCCCCGGCCCCCACGAAACCGACCGCCCCCACCGGGCCCGCCTGCTGGTCGTCGACGACAACGCCGACATGCGCGCCTACCTCACCCAGCTCCTGCAGCCCGACTACGACGTGCTGCTCGCCGTCGACGGCCGGGCCGCCCTGGAGACGGCCCTGGCCCAGCCGGTGGAGCTGGTGCTCAGCGACGTGATGATGCCCCGCATGGACGGCTTCGAGCTGGTCCGGGCGCTGCGCGCCGACCCGCGCACCGCCCGCCTGCCCATCGTCTTGCTCACCGCCCGCGCCGGCGAGGAGGAATCCGTGCAGGGCCGGCACGCCGGCGCCGACGACTACCTGGCCAAACCCTTCTCCGCGCGCCAGCTGCTGGCGCGCGTCCGCACCGGGTTGGAACTGTCCCGGCTGCGCGAACAGGTCCTGACCGAGACCCGCAACCAGCTGGCCGTGCTGGCCTCCCTGGCCGACGCGGGCCTGCGGCTGTCCGCCACCCTCGACCCGGACCAGATACTGCAGACTGCCGGCCAGATCCTGCTGCCCGACTTCGCCGACCAGATCAGCATCCACCTCACCCCTGCGGCACCCGCCCCGGCGCAGTCGCCCCCGGCATACATCGCCGGCACCCCCCTTCTTGCCCACGAGGCCCTGGCCACCGCCGCCACCCACGCGATCAACGGCACAGCCCCAGCCCCAGCCGGCCCACACCCGGCGCCCGCCGCCGTACTGGTTCTGCCGCTGCACGCCCACGACCAGACGCTGGGGGCCCTGGTACTGGTCCGGCACACCGGCGGGTACTCCGCGGTCGAACACAAGTATCTGGAGAACCTCGCCCACCGCCTGGCCCTGGCCTACGACAACGCCACCCGCTACCACAACGAGCGCCGCCTCGCCTTGACCCTGCAGCGCGCCCTGCTGCCCCACCGCCTGCCCCAGATGCCCGGCGTGCGCCTGGCCACCCACTACCGGGCCAGCAACCGCGGCGCCGAGGTCGGCGGCGACTGGTACGACGCGCTCGCCCTGCCCGACGGCGCCGTGGGACTGGCCATCGGCGACGTCATGGGCCACGACGTGGAAGCCGCCACCGTGATGGGCCAACTCCGCTCCGCCCTGCACAGCCTCGCGCTGGAGGGCGCCGGCCCGGCCCAGGTGCTGACCAGGCTGGACGCCTACCTGCAGTCGCTCGCCACCGAACGCTTCGCCACCTGCCTCTACGCGGTCTACGACCCCCACCGCCACCGCCTGCGCTACGCCGCCAGCGGGCACCTGCCGCCCCTGCTGATAGCCGCCGACACCGCCTACCTGGAGCTGCCCCCGGCGCTGCCGCTGGGTCTGGGCAGCACCCCAATCGACCGCGAGGTGGCGTTCCCGCCCGGCACCAGCCTGCTGCTGTACACCGACGGCCTGATGGAGAACCGGGCGCTGTCCCTGGACGACCGCCTGGCGGCTCTGCGCCAGACCTGCGGCGCGCTGCCCGCCACCGCCCGCACCGACCCCCAGCAGATCACCGAACGGGCCCTGGAACTACTGAACACCCCCGACCGAGTCGACGACGACGCCGCCCTGCTCGCCGCCACCGCCGAACCATCGTGTCGAACCGGCGACCCGCAGACTGACGGAAGTGCCATACAACCGACCGCTACTGCTTCGTAG